One Desulfosoma caldarium DNA segment encodes these proteins:
- a CDS encoding queuosine precursor transporter, with amino-acid sequence MEDKSQKAFLILNSLFVGSLVIASVLASKIITVFGLVVPAGVLAYCVTFVVTDVIGELWGREKAKTVVLGGFVALVFSLLLVRLALMWPSAPFWPHEPAFRTVLDSTSRIIVASFGAYLLSQYHDVWVFHLLRRLSGGKHLWLRNNASTAVSQLIDTVVFITIAFYGVMPIAPLILGQWIIKLGIAFLDTPVIYAVVWVLKTRRWAPAGSVLPTPSTR; translated from the coding sequence GTGGAGGATAAAAGCCAAAAGGCCTTTCTCATACTGAACAGCCTCTTTGTGGGCAGTCTGGTCATCGCCTCGGTTTTGGCAAGCAAGATCATCACGGTTTTTGGGTTAGTGGTGCCCGCGGGCGTGCTGGCCTACTGCGTGACCTTTGTGGTCACCGACGTGATCGGTGAACTTTGGGGCCGGGAAAAGGCAAAAACGGTGGTTTTGGGAGGGTTTGTCGCACTTGTCTTTTCCCTGCTTTTGGTGCGCCTCGCCTTGATGTGGCCTTCAGCGCCGTTTTGGCCACATGAGCCGGCCTTTCGAACTGTTTTGGACAGTACGTCCCGCATCATCGTGGCCTCCTTCGGCGCCTATCTTCTCAGCCAATACCACGACGTGTGGGTCTTTCACCTGCTGCGTCGGCTCTCGGGAGGAAAACATCTGTGGCTGCGAAACAATGCCTCCACAGCCGTCTCCCAGCTCATTGACACCGTGGTCTTCATTACCATCGCCTTTTATGGGGTCATGCCCATCGCTCCCTTGATTCTTGGCCAATGGATTATCAAGCTCGGCATCGCGTTTCTGGACACGCCGGTCATCTACGCCGTCGTCTGGGTGCTCAAGACGCGCCGATGGGCTCCGGCGGGCTCGGTTCTTCCCACACCCTCCACCCGATGA